One window of Mesorhizobium sp. WSM4904 genomic DNA carries:
- a CDS encoding helix-turn-helix domain-containing GNAT family N-acetyltransferase produces the protein MTIHDHPGKERIDAVRAFNRFYTRQIGVLDEGWLKSSFSLTEARVLYELAHRDGLVASDLVRDLGLDPGYVSRLLKKFEERGLVERAASEADARRSPIALTKAGREAFAPLNQDSHNQVRALLDRLAPADQERLVKAMRTVQDLLGDKPEPKVPYILRPLQVGDIGWVTHRQGLLYAQEYGWDETYEALVAEILGEFVKNFVPQWERSWIAEREGEVVGSVFVVRKSPKVAKLRLLYVEPSARGLGIGRRLVDECIAFARAKGYKTLTLWTNDILGSARRIYQAAGFKLVEEERHHSFGKDLVGQTWNLEL, from the coding sequence ATGACCATCCACGACCATCCTGGCAAGGAACGCATCGATGCGGTGCGAGCCTTCAACCGCTTCTATACCCGGCAGATCGGCGTGCTCGACGAGGGCTGGCTGAAGAGCAGCTTTTCGCTGACCGAGGCGCGGGTGCTTTACGAGCTTGCCCACCGCGACGGCCTCGTCGCCAGCGATCTGGTGCGCGACCTTGGCCTCGACCCAGGCTATGTCAGCCGGCTGCTGAAGAAGTTCGAGGAGCGCGGCCTGGTCGAGCGCGCCGCTTCGGAGGCCGATGCGCGGCGCTCGCCGATCGCGCTGACCAAGGCAGGCAGGGAAGCCTTCGCGCCGCTCAACCAGGATTCGCACAATCAGGTACGCGCGCTGCTCGATCGTCTGGCGCCGGCCGACCAGGAGCGCCTGGTCAAGGCGATGCGGACCGTGCAGGACCTGCTCGGCGACAAACCCGAACCCAAGGTGCCCTATATCTTGCGGCCGCTGCAGGTCGGCGACATCGGTTGGGTCACGCACCGCCAGGGCCTGCTCTACGCGCAGGAATATGGCTGGGACGAGACCTACGAAGCGCTGGTCGCCGAGATCCTCGGCGAGTTCGTCAAGAATTTCGTCCCGCAATGGGAGCGCAGCTGGATCGCCGAACGCGAAGGCGAGGTGGTCGGCTCGGTCTTCGTTGTCCGCAAATCGCCCAAGGTGGCGAAGCTCAGGCTGCTCTATGTCGAGCCCTCGGCGCGCGGCTTGGGCATCGGCCGGCGGCTGGTCGACGAGTGCATCGCCTTCGCGCGCGCCAAGGGCTACAAGACGCTGACGTTGTGGACCAACGACATACTGGGCTCGGCTCGCCGCATCTACCAGGCGGCGGGCTTCAAGCTGGTCGAGGAAGAACGCCACCATTCCTTCGGCAAGGATCTGGTCGGCCAGACCTGGAATCTGGAGCTGTAG
- a CDS encoding alanine racemase has product MSEYFAELSKALKVAEIFRPCLVLDRDRLDANIALVKQRLAPGLDVRLVDKSLPCLPLLSYIARALETNRFMTFHPPVTQAVLDAFPEGDLLYGKPMPAGAARAALTRGGAGWRSRVCWLIDTPERLAEYGALASALDTELRFAFEVDVGLHRGGFSSPAEIGALSIPKGLRCEGIMAYEAHAPEIPGLFGGAAKALKQASAKAADFVAALDPDQRRILNIGGSKTALLHGGGVANEVSIGSAFVLPSDFDTPGLDGFQPAALIATPILKALDPVLPGPAALSKTLQALGLFPRKGCYLYGGKWMAEPLFPEGMKPSGLIGLSSNQQFMGLPAGSDVKPGDYAFLRPTQSEAVLQHFGSLAVFSGGRIVEFWPALPMG; this is encoded by the coding sequence ATGAGCGAATATTTCGCCGAACTGTCGAAGGCGCTGAAGGTGGCCGAGATCTTTCGGCCCTGTCTGGTGCTCGATCGCGACAGGCTGGACGCCAACATCGCGCTGGTGAAGCAGAGGCTGGCGCCTGGCCTCGACGTGCGTCTCGTCGACAAGTCGCTGCCCTGCCTGCCGCTGCTTTCCTATATCGCGAGAGCGCTTGAAACCAACCGGTTCATGACCTTCCATCCGCCGGTGACGCAGGCCGTGCTCGACGCTTTCCCGGAGGGCGACCTGCTCTACGGCAAGCCGATGCCGGCCGGCGCGGCCAGGGCCGCGCTCACCAGGGGCGGCGCCGGCTGGCGGTCGCGCGTTTGCTGGCTGATCGACACGCCGGAGCGGCTGGCCGAATACGGCGCGCTGGCAAGCGCGCTAGACACGGAGCTGCGTTTCGCCTTCGAGGTCGATGTCGGCCTGCATCGCGGCGGGTTCTCCAGCCCGGCCGAGATCGGGGCGCTCTCGATTCCGAAAGGCCTGCGCTGCGAAGGCATCATGGCCTATGAGGCGCATGCGCCGGAAATTCCCGGCTTGTTCGGCGGCGCGGCCAAGGCTCTGAAGCAGGCGTCGGCCAAGGCCGCCGATTTCGTTGCGGCCCTCGATCCGGACCAGCGCCGCATCCTCAACATCGGCGGCTCGAAGACGGCGCTGCTGCATGGCGGCGGCGTCGCCAATGAAGTCTCGATCGGCTCGGCCTTCGTGCTGCCCAGCGACTTCGACACGCCCGGCCTCGACGGCTTCCAGCCTGCGGCCCTGATCGCGACGCCGATCCTGAAGGCGCTCGACCCGGTGCTGCCCGGCCCGGCGGCGCTGTCCAAAACGTTGCAGGCGCTCGGCCTCTTCCCGCGCAAGGGGTGCTATCTCTATGGCGGCAAGTGGATGGCCGAACCGCTGTTTCCCGAAGGCATGAAGCCGAGCGGGTTGATAGGGTTGTCGTCCAACCAGCAGTTCATGGGGTTGCCGGCCGGATCGGACGTGAAGCCGGGGGACTATGCTTTTCTGAGGCCGACGCAGAGCGAGGCCGTGCTGCAGCATTTCGGCTCGCTTGCGGTGTTTTCCGGCGGGCGCATCGTCGAATTCTGGCCGGCGCTGCCGATGGGGTGA
- a CDS encoding D-arabinono-1,4-lactone oxidase: protein MVSAWSNWSGFVTAAPKLIAAPADAGELAELVRSAPGPLRVAGAGHSFTPLVQSNGTIVSLEKIEGLVSHDPGANRARVRAGTRLGALMRILQDIGQGLPNMGDIDRQAIGGALGTATHGSGPTLGAYHTQLETVQLVDGQGKLREFSRAGDQDMIHATGVALGAFGVLTEVTMNNIASYRLRRRKWVMPIGDMLRDFETMMAAHRSAEFYYIPFSGYAQFIASDLSDAQPTPRPTEDDEEGLATLRKLRTVLRWLPALRRALIKGAVRKVPSEDYVQDWLNVYVSDRRTRFNEMEYHLPYEEGPKALAEIIALTEKHFPEVYFPMEVRSVAPDEFWLSPFYKRLTCSIAIHHDAANDPLPFMRAAEPIFRRYGGRPHWGKMHGLKAADFKKLYPRWDDAMAVRRDIDPQNRFVSPYMAGLFGIDR from the coding sequence ATGGTAAGCGCCTGGAGCAACTGGTCGGGCTTTGTAACGGCGGCGCCCAAGCTGATCGCCGCGCCCGCCGACGCTGGCGAGCTGGCCGAGCTGGTGCGCTCGGCGCCAGGCCCCCTGCGCGTCGCCGGCGCCGGCCATTCCTTCACGCCGCTGGTGCAGTCGAATGGCACCATCGTCTCGCTGGAGAAAATCGAGGGGCTCGTCTCGCACGACCCCGGCGCCAACCGGGCGCGGGTGAGGGCGGGCACGCGCCTCGGCGCCTTGATGCGCATCCTGCAAGACATCGGCCAGGGCCTGCCCAATATGGGCGACATCGACCGCCAGGCGATCGGCGGCGCGCTGGGCACCGCCACGCATGGCTCCGGTCCGACGCTGGGCGCCTATCACACGCAGCTCGAAACGGTGCAGTTGGTCGACGGGCAAGGCAAGCTGCGCGAGTTCAGCCGGGCGGGCGACCAGGACATGATCCACGCCACCGGCGTCGCGCTGGGTGCGTTCGGCGTGCTCACCGAAGTGACGATGAACAACATCGCGAGCTACCGGCTGCGCCGCCGCAAATGGGTGATGCCGATCGGCGACATGCTGCGCGATTTCGAGACGATGATGGCCGCGCATCGTTCGGCCGAGTTCTACTACATCCCGTTCTCCGGCTACGCGCAGTTCATCGCCAGCGATCTGAGCGACGCGCAGCCGACGCCGCGGCCGACCGAGGACGACGAGGAGGGGCTGGCGACGTTGCGTAAGCTGCGCACCGTTTTGCGCTGGCTGCCGGCGCTGCGCCGCGCGCTGATCAAGGGCGCGGTGAGAAAGGTGCCGTCCGAGGACTATGTGCAGGACTGGCTCAACGTCTATGTCAGCGACCGTCGGACCAGGTTCAATGAGATGGAATATCACCTGCCTTACGAGGAAGGCCCGAAGGCGCTGGCCGAGATCATCGCGCTGACGGAAAAGCATTTTCCGGAAGTCTACTTCCCGATGGAGGTGCGTTCGGTGGCGCCGGACGAATTCTGGCTCTCGCCCTTTTACAAGAGGCTGACCTGCTCGATCGCCATCCACCACGATGCGGCGAACGACCCGCTGCCTTTCATGCGCGCCGCCGAGCCGATCTTCCGCAGATATGGCGGCCGGCCGCATTGGGGGAAGATGCACGGCCTGAAGGCGGCGGATTTCAAGAAACTCTATCCGCGTTGGGACGATGCGATGGCGGTGCGCCGCGACATCGACCCTCAGAACCGTTTCGTGTCGCCCTATATGGCCGGCCTGTTCGGCATCGATCGATGA
- a CDS encoding MFS transporter codes for MTVTDVAQAENGDWLVGNPTGLQLASALWIGSVGVLILGLQPVLLGALYEEGHVTGDELALVATAEMVAIAIGSAIVAMLLPARNMRWKSALLLILLALANFWTAYAGSPNALIGARTLAGLAEGGLVAVATELIARSRRAERIGGYFVTLQTLAQCALALLLALYAVPAAGSAGGFIALGIVCLLSLVAAWIVPDDYADLPKEEHLSNVLTVPAIAALLSIFCYFMFFGAVWAFLEPLGAEFGIDGRTVGLMVSASLAAQVVGAMTATVFEARIDYRFAIAGIGAVAAISSALLASGPALSVFWAVVLAMGFILLFIVPYQIRMAITADETRTAVLLVPAAQLFGLAIGPIAASLLIDGENFRPVPEFAAASALASVALLGVFVLVARRRVPA; via the coding sequence GTGACCGTCACCGATGTCGCGCAAGCCGAAAACGGCGACTGGCTGGTTGGCAATCCGACCGGCCTGCAACTCGCCTCGGCATTGTGGATCGGCTCGGTCGGCGTGCTCATCCTGGGGCTCCAGCCGGTGTTGCTCGGCGCGCTCTACGAGGAAGGCCATGTCACCGGCGACGAACTGGCACTGGTCGCCACCGCCGAGATGGTCGCGATCGCCATCGGATCGGCGATCGTGGCGATGCTCTTGCCGGCTCGCAACATGCGCTGGAAGAGCGCTCTGCTCCTGATCCTGCTGGCGCTCGCCAATTTCTGGACGGCTTATGCAGGAAGTCCCAATGCGCTGATCGGCGCGCGCACGCTCGCAGGCCTTGCCGAGGGCGGCCTGGTCGCCGTCGCCACCGAGCTGATCGCCCGCTCGCGCCGGGCCGAGCGTATCGGCGGCTATTTCGTCACGCTGCAGACCTTGGCGCAATGCGCGCTGGCGCTGCTGCTCGCGCTTTATGCGGTGCCTGCGGCCGGCTCCGCCGGCGGGTTTATCGCGCTCGGCATCGTCTGCCTGCTGTCGCTCGTCGCCGCTTGGATCGTGCCGGACGATTATGCCGATCTGCCGAAGGAAGAGCATCTCTCCAACGTGCTCACCGTGCCGGCCATCGCCGCGCTGCTGTCGATCTTCTGCTACTTCATGTTCTTCGGCGCCGTCTGGGCCTTCCTCGAGCCGCTCGGCGCCGAGTTCGGCATCGACGGCCGCACCGTCGGCCTGATGGTTTCGGCAAGCCTCGCCGCGCAGGTGGTGGGCGCCATGACCGCGACCGTGTTCGAAGCGCGTATCGACTACCGCTTCGCCATCGCCGGCATCGGCGCTGTCGCTGCGATCAGCTCGGCGCTGCTCGCGTCGGGACCGGCGCTCTCCGTCTTCTGGGCTGTCGTGCTGGCGATGGGCTTCATCCTGCTCTTCATCGTGCCCTATCAGATCCGCATGGCGATCACCGCCGACGAGACGCGAACGGCGGTGCTCCTGGTGCCGGCCGCGCAGCTCTTCGGCCTCGCCATCGGCCCGATCGCCGCGTCGCTGCTGATCGACGGCGAGAATTTTCGGCCGGTGCCGGAATTCGCCGCGGCAAGCGCGCTGGCCAGCGTCGCGCTGCTCGGCGTCTTTGTGCTGGTGGCGCGGCGGCGCGTTCCAGCCTGA
- a CDS encoding TetR/AcrR family transcriptional regulator, which translates to MREAKRKATEPRRRPKQERSRERIDAILATTMRLIGEKGIDAVTMKEVGALAGGPIATVYHYFPSKSAIVAMLYERFSEESRARLCEIIAHVRHRDDVMPAADRLLDDYHGRVAGDPAIQDLQNAIQADKALKNLDIAETRRQAEMFCDHVGPLIEPERREAFARIVFLIFQLAGGVVRLALTQDEDEGQRTIEDYRSIIHAQLRLFL; encoded by the coding sequence ATGAGAGAAGCAAAGCGAAAGGCGACGGAACCCAGGCGTAGGCCGAAGCAGGAGCGCAGCCGCGAGCGCATCGATGCGATCCTCGCCACGACCATGCGGCTGATCGGCGAGAAAGGCATCGACGCGGTGACGATGAAGGAAGTCGGCGCGCTGGCCGGCGGACCGATCGCCACGGTCTATCATTACTTCCCGAGCAAGTCGGCGATCGTAGCCATGCTCTACGAGCGCTTCTCGGAGGAGAGCCGCGCGCGGCTCTGCGAGATCATCGCCCATGTGCGGCACCGCGACGACGTGATGCCGGCTGCGGACCGGCTGCTCGACGACTATCACGGCCGCGTCGCCGGAGATCCGGCGATCCAGGACCTGCAGAACGCGATCCAGGCCGACAAGGCGCTCAAGAATCTCGACATCGCCGAAACGAGGCGACAGGCGGAGATGTTCTGCGATCATGTCGGCCCGCTGATCGAACCGGAGCGGCGCGAGGCTTTCGCACGCATAGTCTTCCTCATCTTCCAGCTCGCCGGCGGCGTCGTGCGGCTGGCGCTGACCCAGGACGAAGACGAGGGACAGCGCACGATCGAGGACTACCGCTCGATCATCCATGCGCAGCTAAGGTTGTTTTTGTAG
- a CDS encoding LysR substrate-binding domain-containing protein, whose amino-acid sequence MRLGLGLFQAPKLRYAEDIEAGRLVEVLPDFPPTPTPISVLYPRSRQLSPRVRVFVDWLVEILGPKLEA is encoded by the coding sequence GTGCGGCTGGGCTTAGGCCTGTTCCAGGCGCCAAAACTCCGCTACGCCGAGGATATCGAGGCCGGCCGGCTGGTCGAGGTGCTTCCCGATTTCCCGCCGACGCCGACGCCGATCTCGGTGCTCTATCCGCGCAGCCGGCAGCTCTCGCCGCGGGTGAGGGTGTTCGTGGACTGGCTGGTGGAGATCCTGGGGCCGAAGCTGGAGGCGTGA
- the groES gene encoding co-chaperone GroES: protein MAKSKFRPLHDRVVVRRVESESKTAGGIIIPDTAKEKPQEGEIIAVGSGARDESGKLVPLDVKAGDRVLFGKWSGTEVKLNGEDLLIMKESDIMGIIG, encoded by the coding sequence ATGGCAAAGTCCAAGTTCCGCCCGCTTCATGACCGCGTGGTCGTTCGCCGGGTCGAATCCGAATCCAAGACCGCCGGCGGGATCATCATCCCGGATACGGCGAAGGAGAAGCCGCAGGAAGGCGAGATCATCGCCGTCGGCTCCGGCGCTCGCGACGAAAGCGGCAAGCTCGTGCCGCTCGACGTCAAGGCCGGCGATCGTGTGCTGTTCGGCAAGTGGTCGGGCACTGAAGTCAAGCTCAATGGCGAGGACCTTCTGATCATGAAGGAATCCGACATCATGGGCATCATCGGCTGA
- the groL gene encoding chaperonin GroEL (60 kDa chaperone family; promotes refolding of misfolded polypeptides especially under stressful conditions; forms two stacked rings of heptamers to form a barrel-shaped 14mer; ends can be capped by GroES; misfolded proteins enter the barrel where they are refolded when GroES binds), with amino-acid sequence MAAKDVKFSRDARERMLRGVNILADAVKVTLGPKGRNVVIDKSFGAPRITKDGVTVAKEIELEDKFENMGAQMVREVASKTNDIAGDGTTTATVLAQAIVQEGNKAVAAGMNPMDLKRGIDLAVGEVVTALGKASKKIKTSEEVAQVGTISANGDESVGKMIAEAMQKVGNEGVITVEEAKTADTELEVVEGMQFDRGYLSPYFVTNADKMVADLEDAYILLHEKKLSNLQAMLPVLEAVVQTSKPLLIISEDVEGEALATLVVNKLRGGLKIAAVKAPGFGDRRKAMLEDIAILTGGQVISEDLGIKLENVGLNMLGRAKKVSISKENTTIVDGAGKKAEIQGRVAQIKQQIEETTSDYDKEKLQERLAKLAGGVAVIRVGGATEVEVKEKKDRVDDALNATRAAVEEGIVAGGGVALLRASGNLKATGANADQEAGINIVRRALQAPARQIAANAGAEASIVAGKILENKGGTFGFNAQTGEYGDMIAMGIVDPVKVVRTALQDAASVAGLLVTTEAMIAEAPKKEAAGGMPGGMPGGGMGGMGGMDF; translated from the coding sequence ATGGCTGCAAAAGACGTAAAATTCTCCCGCGATGCCCGTGAGCGCATGCTGCGCGGCGTCAACATCCTCGCCGACGCGGTGAAGGTGACCCTCGGCCCGAAGGGCCGCAACGTCGTCATCGACAAGTCGTTCGGCGCCCCGCGCATCACCAAGGACGGCGTCACCGTCGCCAAGGAGATCGAGCTCGAGGACAAGTTCGAGAACATGGGCGCGCAGATGGTGCGCGAGGTCGCCTCGAAGACCAACGACATCGCCGGCGACGGCACGACCACCGCGACCGTTCTCGCCCAGGCCATCGTCCAGGAAGGCAACAAGGCTGTTGCCGCCGGCATGAACCCGATGGACCTGAAGCGCGGCATCGACCTCGCCGTCGGTGAAGTCGTCACCGCCCTCGGCAAGGCCTCCAAGAAGATCAAGACCTCCGAGGAAGTCGCCCAGGTCGGCACGATCTCGGCCAATGGCGACGAGTCGGTCGGCAAGATGATCGCGGAAGCGATGCAGAAGGTCGGCAACGAAGGCGTCATCACCGTCGAGGAAGCCAAGACCGCCGACACCGAGCTGGAAGTCGTCGAAGGCATGCAGTTCGACCGCGGCTACCTCTCGCCCTACTTCGTCACCAACGCCGACAAGATGGTCGCCGATCTGGAAGACGCCTACATCCTGCTGCACGAGAAGAAGCTCTCCAACCTGCAGGCCATGCTGCCGGTCCTGGAAGCCGTCGTTCAGACCTCGAAGCCGCTGCTCATCATCTCAGAAGATGTCGAAGGCGAGGCTCTGGCCACGCTGGTCGTCAACAAGCTGCGCGGCGGCCTGAAGATCGCCGCCGTCAAGGCTCCGGGCTTCGGTGACCGCCGCAAGGCCATGCTGGAAGACATCGCCATCCTCACCGGTGGCCAGGTCATCTCGGAAGACCTCGGCATCAAGCTCGAGAATGTCGGCCTCAACATGCTCGGCCGCGCCAAGAAGGTGTCGATCTCCAAGGAGAACACCACCATCGTCGACGGCGCCGGCAAGAAGGCCGAGATCCAGGGCCGCGTCGCCCAGATCAAGCAGCAGATCGAGGAGACCACCTCGGACTACGACAAGGAAAAGCTGCAGGAGCGCCTGGCCAAGCTCGCTGGCGGCGTCGCCGTGATCCGCGTCGGCGGCGCGACCGAGGTCGAGGTCAAGGAAAAGAAGGACCGCGTTGACGACGCTCTGAACGCGACCCGCGCGGCCGTGGAAGAAGGCATCGTCGCCGGCGGCGGCGTCGCGCTGCTGCGCGCCTCGGGCAACCTCAAGGCCACCGGCGCCAATGCCGACCAGGAGGCCGGCATCAACATCGTTCGTCGCGCGCTGCAGGCTCCGGCCCGCCAGATCGCGGCCAACGCCGGTGCCGAAGCCTCGATCGTCGCTGGCAAGATCCTCGAGAACAAGGGCGGCACCTTCGGCTTCAACGCCCAGACCGGCGAGTATGGCGACATGATCGCCATGGGCATCGTCGACCCGGTCAAGGTCGTGCGCACCGCTCTCCAGGACGCGGCCTCGGTCGCCGGCCTGCTCGTCACCACCGAAGCCATGATCGCCGAGGCGCCGAAGAAGGAAGCCGCCGGCGGTATGCCGGGCGGCATGCCCGGCGGCGGCATGGGTGGCATGGGCGGCATGGACTTCTAA
- a CDS encoding OsmC family protein: protein MDIATFRATQEPIKDLYRKDARAALLTLKAKGNANDSRVTCKVETGRGLALAGIHPKAGGSGQELCSGDMLLEALIACAGVSMRAAAAVLEIPIKSAEISAEGDVDLRGTLGVTEGVPVGFKEIRLRFDIETDAPQNRLTQLMELTDRYCVIFQTIQRSPKTFVKLNRIAR, encoded by the coding sequence ATGGACATCGCGACATTTCGCGCCACGCAGGAGCCGATCAAGGATCTTTATCGCAAGGATGCCCGGGCGGCGCTTCTCACGCTGAAGGCCAAGGGCAACGCCAACGACTCCAGGGTGACCTGCAAGGTCGAGACCGGCCGCGGCTTGGCGTTGGCCGGCATCCATCCGAAGGCCGGCGGCAGCGGGCAGGAGCTTTGTTCCGGCGACATGCTCTTGGAGGCGCTGATCGCCTGCGCCGGCGTCTCGATGCGGGCTGCCGCCGCCGTGCTGGAGATTCCGATCAAGTCGGCCGAGATCTCGGCCGAGGGCGATGTCGACCTTCGCGGCACGCTGGGCGTCACCGAGGGCGTGCCGGTCGGCTTCAAGGAGATCCGCCTGCGCTTCGACATCGAGACGGACGCTCCGCAAAACCGGCTGACCCAGCTGATGGAGCTCACCGACCGCTACTGCGTGATCTTCCAGACGATCCAGCGTAGTCCCAAGACTTTCGTGAAGCTCAACAGGATCGCGCGGTAA
- a CDS encoding GFA family protein encodes MTVHKGGCFCGAVEIEVHGTAEAMGYCHCSSCRSWSASPVNAFTLWKPQNVKVTRGAEFLSGFRKSKMSERQFCTKCGGHLMTDHPPLGLVDVYAATIPTVAFTPGVHVNYAETVLPMKDGLPKLKDFPAELGGSGVSVPE; translated from the coding sequence ATGACGGTACATAAGGGCGGGTGTTTTTGCGGCGCCGTGGAGATCGAAGTGCATGGAACCGCCGAGGCGATGGGCTATTGCCATTGCAGTTCCTGTCGTTCGTGGTCGGCGTCTCCCGTGAACGCCTTCACGTTGTGGAAGCCGCAGAACGTCAAGGTCACCAGGGGTGCCGAGTTCCTGTCCGGCTTCAGGAAGTCGAAGATGAGCGAGCGCCAGTTCTGCACCAAATGCGGCGGCCATCTGATGACGGATCACCCGCCGCTCGGCCTGGTCGACGTCTATGCTGCCACGATACCGACGGTGGCATTCACGCCGGGCGTCCATGTCAACTACGCCGAGACGGTCCTGCCGATGAAGGACGGCCTGCCGAAGCTGAAGGATTTTCCGGCCGAGCTCGGCGGGTCCGGCGTGAGCGTGCCGGAGTAG
- a CDS encoding AraC family transcriptional regulator, whose product MAGDALSDLLKTVRLTGATFFDIEAQDPWAVCSPAPAAILPRILPGADHLISYHVLTAGRCFARIVGKEAIPVEAGEVVVFTNSDPHIMSSTPDLRADPPTADVLEIAAASQTPFPINFVKDGSLSARLVCGYLACDALPFNPLLEVLPPVIKAGDMKGDGGWLGQFIKLAVSEVAEKRAGSETVLTKLSELMFVDVLRRYVESLPPQQTGWLAGLRDPHLSKALALIHDRPEHNWTVEALAREAALSRTVLAERFTRLVGMPPMHYLAKWRMQIASELLSAGNGNVASIAAEIGYESEAAFSRAFKKMIGVPPSAWRLGVRLAPGSGSDEASEIGGAD is encoded by the coding sequence ATGGCCGGGGACGCTCTGTCTGACCTGTTGAAAACGGTGCGCCTCACCGGTGCGACGTTCTTCGACATCGAGGCCCAGGATCCTTGGGCGGTCTGCTCGCCCGCCCCCGCCGCGATATTGCCGAGGATCCTGCCCGGCGCGGACCACCTGATCTCCTATCATGTGCTCACCGCCGGCCGCTGCTTTGCCCGCATCGTCGGCAAGGAGGCGATCCCCGTGGAAGCCGGCGAGGTGGTGGTCTTCACCAACAGCGACCCGCACATCATGTCGAGCACGCCCGACCTTCGGGCCGATCCGCCGACCGCGGATGTGCTGGAGATCGCGGCCGCCAGCCAGACGCCGTTCCCCATCAACTTCGTCAAGGACGGATCGTTGTCGGCCCGGCTGGTGTGCGGCTATCTCGCTTGCGACGCCCTGCCCTTCAATCCGCTGCTCGAAGTGCTGCCGCCGGTCATCAAGGCCGGGGACATGAAGGGCGATGGCGGCTGGCTCGGCCAGTTCATCAAGCTCGCCGTATCGGAGGTCGCGGAAAAGCGCGCGGGCAGCGAGACGGTGCTGACCAAGCTCAGCGAGCTGATGTTCGTCGACGTGCTTCGCCGCTACGTGGAATCGCTGCCGCCGCAGCAGACCGGCTGGCTGGCGGGGCTGCGCGATCCACATCTGAGCAAGGCGCTGGCGCTGATCCACGACCGCCCGGAGCACAACTGGACGGTGGAGGCGCTGGCGCGGGAAGCCGCGCTGTCGCGCACGGTGCTCGCCGAACGCTTCACCAGGCTCGTCGGCATGCCGCCGATGCACTATCTCGCCAAATGGCGCATGCAGATCGCCTCTGAACTGCTCAGCGCCGGCAACGGCAACGTCGCGAGCATCGCCGCGGAGATCGGCTACGAATCCGAGGCGGCGTTCAGCCGTGCCTTCAAGAAGATGATCGGCGTCCCGCCCTCGGCCTGGCGGCTTGGCGTTCGGCTCGCGCCTGGCTCCGGAAGCGACGAAGCTTCCGAAATCGGGGGCGCAGATTGA
- a CDS encoding LysE family translocator, which produces MSIEFLLTSLIIVASPGTGVLYTLSAGLSRGARASIIAAFACTLGIVPHMAAAVTGLAAVLHTSAVAFETLKYLGVAYLLYMAWNTLKEKGGLSVDENVAPRSAARIITSGILINILNPKLSIFFFAFLPQFVSTGEPHALGKMLELSGVFMLMTFVVFAVYGVFAASVRSHIVSRPMVLTWMRRTFAGAFVMLGAKLALADR; this is translated from the coding sequence GTGAGCATCGAATTCCTGTTGACGTCGCTGATTATCGTCGCTTCGCCCGGCACCGGCGTTCTCTACACGCTGAGCGCCGGCCTCTCGCGCGGCGCGCGCGCCTCGATCATCGCCGCCTTCGCCTGCACGCTGGGCATCGTTCCGCATATGGCGGCCGCCGTCACCGGCCTTGCCGCGGTGCTGCACACCAGCGCCGTCGCCTTCGAGACGCTGAAATATCTCGGCGTCGCCTATCTGCTCTACATGGCCTGGAACACGCTGAAGGAGAAAGGCGGCTTGAGCGTCGACGAGAACGTCGCCCCGCGCTCCGCCGCCAGGATCATCACCTCCGGCATCTTGATCAACATCCTCAACCCGAAACTGTCGATCTTCTTCTTTGCCTTCCTGCCGCAATTCGTCAGCACCGGCGAGCCGCACGCGCTCGGCAAGATGCTGGAACTCTCCGGCGTCTTCATGCTGATGACCTTCGTCGTCTTCGCGGTCTACGGCGTGTTCGCCGCCTCGGTGCGCAGCCACATCGTGTCGCGGCCGATGGTGCTGACCTGGATGCGCCGCACCTTCGCCGGCGCCTTCGTGATGCTCGGCGCCAAGCTGGCGCTGGCCGATCGCTAG